A region of the Melitaea cinxia chromosome 1, ilMelCinx1.1, whole genome shotgun sequence genome:
CAGTATGAAAGAAAATACAATAGAAAAAAACTGTGATAAAGAAGTAGAACCACATAGTGTACAAGACCAAAATAACCTGTTAAATGTTGATAACACTAACACATTCTTAAGTCCTCGTGATAGTTCATATTGTGATACTAGCATGCAGTAAGTATTTTTAGAACATTATATTTGAGAAGAATATTTGTCTATGTGCACATTGgttgtttttttacaattattaaaaaaaagtttaaaaaaagaaagctTTTAAACCTTTGTTTACTCTATCACGcaaaacttttaaattgattgtaatgaaaattagtatgtagatagctggagatccaGAATAACACATAAGCCACTTTTTATCCCAACATTCCTAAGGGATGAGAAATTACGGGCATGAAATCGCAAGGTGCAGCAGTCACCTATAAATTCGCCACTTTTGTAAAAAGGTGCTGGATTATGAAGGAAATGAATTGAACTATTGAAGTGTAAACTGAAACAATGTTCTTTAGCAGATAGGATCAATTTGATATTTCTGAGGTTTTTTGTAAAATcgaatttataacatttattatttccaGACTATTAGAAAATGCAAATAATTCCATTTATAtgacagaaaataataaattttcgaaTGTAGAACCTACTCCACCAAagtttatgtaagtatataatatgtattctaTTTgagtttacaaataaaaaaggtttgcaataaaatgtttgatcctatgtgtattttatgtaatattggtagtcttttaaagtaatattatcaatttgtacgattttatttttgtgttacctacacattaggaaattctaaacattttttaaaatcatatcaaaaatcgaccgttccagcggggatcgaacctgcatctcctaCTGACCGtatcggtgctctagccaattaagttaTGGAACAATATAATTGGctggatattaaaaaatgtttaatattatcaaattacattttttacattacttatacatatattactagcttctgcccgcgacttcgtccgcgtggaatagcaataattctgtcatacatgatttttgcgaaactgcaGCACACGCAGCGGTAGCTCTCAAAAGTAAAAAATCCTGATTTTGAAACATCCTTCATTGGTGGTCCGcttctattggtcttagcgtgacgatatttagcctatagccttccttgataaatgggctatctaacactgaaagaattttttaaattggaccaGTAGTACCTcagattagcgcattcaaacaaacaaacaaacccttcagatttataatattagtataaattattaatttttaaaatgtttatgatTAATTacttgttaaatttataatgtattttttactttagcCTACATAAACAAGACAGTGCTTTTAAGGTTCcatacctcaaaaggaaaaaaggaaCCCTTCCCctggatcactttgttgtccgtctgtctgtccctTTTTCTCTGGAATCCATAGAGGTATCAAAATCTGAAATTCATACCAAATACTCAGATATACTGTGCCTTGAAGCTGTCAACAAAACCAACCTTCTAAGCCAACACAATCAAAAGAGTAAGCCGTTTATGCTCCAAATATTCGACACTCGCAAAAGATTAAAATCCAAGTGTCATCAAGTACCCTGGTACTTCCTGTGAGCTCATAATCTAGAAATTTTGTACGAAGCAACGTcatatagcacagataaaggaaaaaattgcgaaaagcataattttttgttacatcataattataataacaatatttttaataatttcgtttgtATGGAACCCTCAGTTGgtgagtccgactcgcacttggctggGTTTTTTTCCAAATGTGTTCAAATTTGtcttgttaattaatatttgtaattttttttaatttatgatttaaACAAACCTAATGATTGTTACAGAACTGGTAAACAactttttataatgttaaataatgaAAGTTATGTTTCATGGACTAAATTAAATACTTCACAAAAAGGAAAATACCAGAAAGCAGTACTCACAATTAAAAGGAAGTATCTcacaaattatcaaaaatacttGGAACAATTACCATCAGAAAAATtatttgaacattttaaaaattgtacatgatttaaatatattttaatttataataacaaaatattttttaattcattccTTTCCTCCCATTATCAAAGGCTGACCATGGGCTAAAACTATCGTTACTTTGGGAAACAAGAAAGAATAATTTgtcgtttattaattattagtaaattattaacttatagataaaattgaatACTTTAAGCTTTAACgtatcttataaaaataaaatcatacttGAAGTTATTCTAACACAATaggaaaagtaaaaaaaaaaggcaactaatttagtttaatttttttatttggttatttttataacatttctagtattatatatgtatgtatatatatatatatatatatatatatatatatacacacacatatataatacCTCTATTAATATCAGTTCACAGTTGGAAATGTTTTCTTTAAACATATGGATAAGCGGATTTAATTtacagaattttataaaataaaatattaaagatatccATAATCCTAAACGTACTTTctcttatttacaattaaattcattttaccGTAAAATGTCTTCAGAGAGTTACGATGGGTTCTATAAGGTTTTCACGGATGGGTCCAAAGATAGTTACGTGGTATTGTAGAAAATGAAATTGTTGATGAGTTTGCAAAACAAGCATGTACAGGTGTTGTAGTCAATACTAAACCTTTTTATAGCGAGTGTTTATTTACCTCTAAAAAACGTTGTTTGGAATTGTGGAAGGAATATTTTGATGAACGGTCTACCAAAAAGGGTATTTGGTACAAAACCATACAGCCTGAACCGATGAGTTCTCCTTGGATCAGCAATAGTTTAAGCAGATTAGATATAGTAATAGCCTTAAGAATGCACTCCAGACACATCCCATTGAACAAGTTTGCTTATTTGATGAATAAGACTAATACTCCGAATTGTGAGGAGTGTGATAAAATTGAAGACGTTTATCATATTGTTATAGAATGTATCCAGAATGAACcattatgaaatgaaatatttatgtctCATAATATTATAAGAGAAGTCGGTGGAATAAACTGCATCTTGGCATTCCCTTTATCCAAGGAGGCCAAGGCTTTGTATAAACTGGTTAGACTGGGTTTGAGAGTGAGATGAGCAATCATCTTCTCTCAAGACCAGTTTCTAGTTTAGGAAGACATATACGAGTGTCATAGTCGCTTTTTGTGACCAAgatctttaaaataaagattataaaaaaacattaaaaattgtacatgatttaaatatatttttatttataataaaatattttttaattcattccTTTCCTCCCATTGTCAAAGGCTGACCATGGGctaaaactaaataaagaataatttgtcgtttattaattattagtaaattattaacttatagataaaattgaatACTTTAAcatatcttataaaaataaaatcatacttGAAGTTATTCTAACACAATaggaaaagtaaaaaaaaaaggcaactaatttagtttaatttttttatttggatatatttataacatttctggtattttatatatatatatatatatatatatatatatatatatatataattttaaggattaataaattacttgtgaaaataatttacattttatggtTGAGAATACTTACTTTTATAACTTGTTCTACTAATCAAAAAGaatatgagatttttttctttagCTATTATACTATTCTACTCCAACTACTAGGTAATTATTTGCCACAAATAAGTCCAAGGGCGATTCCAGCAACAAAAGATGCCATAAATACATGTGTCTCAGTTGCACGGTAATGACCATCTCCGATAAAATCATTGTACCAACGTTTAGCTTTGtgttcttttttctttaatagttcTTCAGCTTTATCCATTTTACGGTCTACAAACCTTTCAACCTATAACAAGATTGatgcattaataataaataatgacatGACAATGTACTCAATAGTTTGCTAAGGCtaaaaagttaacaaaatttagaattaaatattctttataatttcaTCAATTAATGTCAATCATGACTTTAACTTAAGACACTAActcaattgtaaatattttctaataatagaACCTCTATGCATTGAATACatcatacaattaaaaaaatctagatacataatatatgcaaatttaaaagaatatagcAATTACTTCTGTATTTGAcccactttaaaattaaaaaaaaaaattgtcatacaACTCACACATCAGAAggcaaaaaatactaaaattatgaTGAAGCAATGCCAAAAAAGAAGCCGCCTGTAAATCCAGCTGAATAATATGAATTATCtttgacaaataataaaacctgGAACAAAAAGTGGGAtgaattttgattaattacaGGAGACTATAGGAAAAAAATAAGGTATTAAGTATAGTTAAGTTATAAATGaaatcatataatttataaggAGTTTTCCAAATTTGTTTGGCTGGGTCAAATACAGAGAGAGATGATCAAAAAGTGTTTGCAGCTTACAAATTATAACTTACTTTTTCAAACCAATCAGGAGATTTCCCAGTggtttctttttcaattttatcaGTTATTTTGTCAACCCTCTTGTTAATTTTATCCCAATTTATGTCAATGTAACCTTTTTGGCTCGCAATATGCATTAAAATAACACCTCCACCGATACCAACTGCAGCGAGTTTTCCAATTTTCATAGTAATAAATCCTGTAACCCTGAAATTTTAGATTAAAACTTAATCATTGTATCCATACTAAATATCAAAACAAACAAAGACGATGCGTAATAATTTTACCATCCTGACGCAGTTCCTAAAATTAGCTGCTTTGTTGCTGAAGTTTTTCCTATATCTGATATagctttttcaataaaattcttCGCATCGTCAACTATTTTCTTCGCTTCTTCGGATGTATCGTCCTTTTTAGGTTTAGCCATGTTCACTTATTTTGTTCTCGATGAAAAAGACGGTCACAAATATGCTATCAAACTTCTGAACAAACGAAACGTAAGTGCTTTGCAGATGCAAACCGTGCAAAATTACTAACTTTAGTTTGAGAcgtactaataaatatttaacattgcTCTATGGATTATGGATTAAGAGAAAAATCGAAATCACAGAGGACACCAACACAGATAGGGTAGGACACAATACGGAATAGGGACAAAAATATCGATACTTTGTGGTATCACGTACATTTCCATTTGATACCGATACTTTTGCAAACAATACTTTTACTCAACGAGTACTTTTTGGCAGGTATTGTATCGAATAAGACGTTTTAAATggataatattatacttttattagtacgatatttttttttttttggatactACTCGGGAGTACACTATCGATACTTTGTATTTAATACTATGTCCCTAAGACACAGACAatgagcaacacggaggggagtcgCCATAACGTTTTTgccgatacaaaactgtctgtcatttttttgCGGGGGCAAATCACTGACACGCacctttgtgcatattattattttgtgtttttatttatttttaaagatacctatgtactttAAGCCTTCGTTCTCAGGGAGACAAAAGACTTAAACATCCTATATCGCACAGTCAATGTTACAgcgaatatttttgtgttaaggcTGTAAAACTGTAGAATGCCCTCCCGCGAGACATTCGCCAAGCAGAGTCggttgatatttttaaacgacgtgttaaaaaacattttctctctacatatcgttaataacatttatttgtattatatttatatattattgttagtaaataattattgttaatgtatattttatgtatctaattattttttatgcatattattatgtaaatatatgtatgtctcaatgtaattatgtatgtgtattttatatgtatgtatgtatgtatgtgtgtatatatgtgttttatatattatatgctaaaatatttacttatttatatatatattttttcttttttaataattatgtgagtctatcatatcgtagtttttgtctatttataattgatttttactccttaatttatgcacaccttaaccgctgctaTTGTATAGTGTCCaatacccaaaggttatctggaagaaatcgctatttagcgataacatcgcctttgtacatcttgtatgtgtctttatatgtgtctgtatttcggtgtacattaagaatatataaataaataaatactttaacttttatgcacaataaagaatatttgaaataaagaaagaaaaatattttattattcacaataaaaagatcaaaacaatacaaatacggTTTCACAGATATTACGAACAATACAGGTAGCCACTCAGCATTTGCCACACCATTGCAAACAATGGTGAGACGCTGATTTTCAGTGACTCCTCATTGTCACTCGCTTGGAGCGACCTCACTGACAGCACTCAACCAAAAAGACACTCACACAATTGTAGGATCACTTAAACCACCCACTTAACCGACACCAAGATACACCACAAGCACCCTGCACATATcagaaaaacataaatatccgcTACGGCCACACACCACCTACACCCACAAAAAGAGAGCAGCACATCCACACtgacaatatatatacatagcataaacatacatatacacacacatatacacatacatatgcatATACATACACTTAACGAATATTTTGATAGAATCTATCATATTATTACagtatttatcatattattatattccgcGGTGaggatcatcattacagcctatacagtccactgctggacataggcctccacaagtttacgccaaaaataacgtgaactcatgtgttttgcccatagtcaccacgctgggcaggcgggttggtgaccgcagtactggctttgtcgcaccgaagacgctgctgcccgtcttcggcctgtgtatttcaaagccagcagttggatggttatcccgccatcggtcggcttcttaagttccaaggtggttgtggaaccttgttatcccttagtcgcctcttacgacacccacgggaagagagggggtggctaaattctttagtgccgtagccacacagcgcgGTGAGGATGGAGAAGAATAAACAaggcaaattaaaatttaactaaaaccGCAGATCTAAGACTGGCTGCAAAACTCTGCTACTAACAGTAACTTATATTTCCTTCTTAAAACTAGTGACCGTTAACGCTTCTAGTAATAGTGGAGGTAAGTTATTCCAGCACTTACTTGCGCTGTACTTGAATCTCTCCCTAAAAGCAGCGGTGTGAAATCTAGGCAGACAGCTTCGGTGTGACCTGGTTCTATGTTGTGTGTTTCCTTCTCCCATCCACGATAGTTTGTTGAAGAGATATAACGGATACTTATACTTGATCACATCGAATAGTAAGCAAGCAAGGTGCAGACGCCTACTATTTTCCATATTTAGTATCCGCTCCTTAACAAGATATGGTGTGATATGACTACGAGGTGGTACGTCCCAGCAATATTTAACACAGGCATTTTGTACTCATTGAACAGCCAATTTGGAACGCTTTAACAACCTAGGGCCATAAACTACATCCACGTAATTTAATTTAGACAGCACCAATGATTCGCATAACCTAACACGCAGCTGTGTAATGAGGTATGGACGGATACGATACAGCAGCTTTAAACGGTAAAAACAATTAGCGATAGTAGTGTTAACATGTTTTTCGAAACGAAGGCTTTCACCGAAAATGACCCCTAGATTACGTGTCTATGTAACGCGTTCGATGGGTTTGTCCTTTATACGTACCAAAGGAATATTACCTATGTTCTATTCTTTTGACCTGACTAGTGGACCCAAGAATCATATACTTTGATTTGGAAGGATTCAAGACCAGTGTGTTCTTATCAGACCAAGAAGAAATGCATTCCAAGTCACTGTTGCGCTTCGCAATTGCTTGCTGTGTCTCAGAAGGGCGAAAAGATATATAAACTTGAATATCATCAGCATATAGGTGATAATTGTTGTAATTAATGCAGTTGACGACATCGGCGCTATACAGGATAAAAAGTAAAGGTCCCAAAATAGAACCTTGAGGAACACCTCGGCTAACAGCAGAGCACTGAGAGAAACCCTGAGAACCAGCCTCTTTTGTAACTACTTCTATTTGAGATCTATTTTTTAAGTAGCTGTTGAACCATGAAATTGTTGAGAGCGAGCtgcatagagcaacacggagggaaGTAGCCTTGCACAGGCGTTCCCCTATGTCAAGGTATAAGCCCAAATGGTACTACGGACAGACCTGCCatgtcaaatttaataaaagatgtcgttatctttcatatgtaagtattttttaattactttattattgtCTACTTctattaaaccttttttaaacttaaacgCAACAATTACAAATGTTATTGGTCGTGTTGTTtcggatttgtttaccaacacaggccgctcgccctcatacaatatgcggatccgTCGAACGACTGATCCGAGTCAATTTCCGAGAAGTTgttgtcgccgagcgatagtgttgttattAGAGCCTTCTGAATATTATACTGAGCTGCCCGAGGTTCAGTAAGGAAAGGCTGGATCTGaaactcaaactccagattaAATTAGACCAGCgatcgctccataccatcctggagagcgagACTAGCAGAACACCCTTCCTCgcattcgcgagaaaggccgtcaatacaGCCGCAAAGAGGAACAGCACGCTTTCTTCACCACTGGCTTTAACACCTACGCAGAGTGCCAACACCGTCGTTCTTACAACACACACTCAGacacacaaaacacaaacacaaatagaaCAAAACCGTGTCCAACAAGTCACTCAGCGGGATAACATCACAGCTCCACGAATGTCTtctggccgcacccttctgggccaaataactaggaccatgtcttcctcactgcagaacctgttcaggaatagagccaaccaaaatgcacctccgcaaccgactcagagcaggatgacacaatcctcgcccagtgaagtgaatggaagtggagaagttggtattaggaccagatgcgtggctctattTATGCACAGCGAAACGGAGAGGATGGGGATAAGCTTCTGTCGCTCCGAAGAACGCAATTagctggcgatttcgccggaGCTCACCTTACTGATAAACAGTAGCACCCAAAAGACAAGCACAAAgcgcacaaaaatcacagcgctagcgcAATAGCAGGAGGGCGACCCGACCTATCGTTTATTGCTGTTGaaaaacaaagagatcgcacttttcgaatggggagagacgtccgcctTCGCGCAGTCCAGCTTGTGGCTACAGCGGTTGGGTGAGATCCCCGAGGGAATCCCCGGAAGAATCAGTGTCGATTCGATGAGAGTCGGTTATGATAGAGGCAACATAtcggataggtacggttgcctaatggcttctaagaacagtgaggtcattgtttacaaagacaggggggaggatcttggTTACTTAAGACCGAAATCCAAAACACCTTCATCCCCTGCATTGCCGACTGTCAGCGAACCCGCACCTagcggctcggagcgcctacaacaaaaGATCGAGAGCCAGAAGGTTGAACAACGCAAGGCAAGGGCCGCACCTGAGTCTAAGCCGAGCGCGATgtcattggcgacctttatccaggcaaccatctcTCCGAAACAAGGTAAACTCCCGcatcacccctctcccaaaaaggctggacagggagacCGACCATCGGGGGCGCTGAGTGGCTTCACCAAAGACGAGAGTCCGAGGCACCTGGAGGCATCACCggccgctcgaactagggccgacatgggacaagtagaaccaccatgacttcgacctgcgtccacaccgtttcaacatgcggagaacgccctaatcgagttcctggccataataaagacaaaccgcgaggtaagcctggccacctgcaaaaagatcatacaggcctaccagtacgatcaccaaaggctactggaggtggaactcgaggaagccgaagcagccatatacaacagcaaaacccgacaaatactcaagggaaAGATGTTGGGTATAGCCAGCcatatatggctgcatataacataACAGCAGGtttcgtgagcgcggtcgagtctgaggggagtgatgaggagccacaaaccttcgacacgcctgaaggggacccggtggtggtagtggccagatgcacgaaagtaatgctgggggaccagatgctgcggatggcgaaaaccatctcgggcgaccgggaagccggcttaccgtccgtgacctgggggctaccatcgctggagtggataaacgatgtaccgggatgcggcaagacatctcgcatagtcagggacttcgatgaggacacggaggtcgtgattacgaccacagtccaGGTGGCCAAAGACCTAAAGGAAAAACTGTCACACCGCTATGGCACcaaggccaagcaaaaggtgcgcactatggcatccGAGCTGGTAACTGGTTTTcgtgagggctcaaaaatcaaacgcctaacggtggacgaagccctcacGAACCATTTCAGAGCCATAGTAATGGAgcagagaaggtagtcctcattggaGATATAAATCAGCTGCCATACATCGACacggacaacctgttcgaaatgcgatACCGCCCTGTTAACAACCATCTCatgtgagttgtcatgcacgcatcgtaaccccaaacacgtcgcctttgccatcagtgaggtttacaagaccgtgtacagctcaagcacaaagatccgatcttttatatatatatatatatatatatatatatatatatatataccggatgattttgaaagcgttttggaaacgaaaaatttgaattatttatcaataacagaagctatatataacgttaatttaataatatatgtaatttttttttcatcaaagtcgatattcatatcgtttacagaCAAAAAGTGAGAACCAGTAGTAACGCTACTCGGTaggtacattctaaaaatagaaatactatacgttttaatatcgcgtcacaaaatcgtattagccaataaaaacaaagctaccgaGTTGCGCCGGAGTCGACCAATGACAGCATTGCTCACCTGTAATCGTCGGCGTCCCGCGTCCCTGGATTTCAGtcggtcagtaataccataACGGTTCATGTGTACACAAGGTCaaggacgtttaaattattattcgccggactttgaagatgttcttgagTATTTCGAGCGCGATCTCCGGCGGAGGACAAGTATGGCAGCAAGAGAATTCGACgttagccaaaacttcgtatggaagatattacgtacacaaggattacacccgtatcattttcgtaaggctcacgtaataaacaacgcaTCGGCAAGAATCGCCATTTgccagtggttgttaaataaCACAAACGACAACATACTCTGGACGGACAAGTCACTGTTTACTCGAGTGGGACTATACAATGTGCACAATGAGCATTACTGGGCTCTAATTAACCCCCACTTGATACGAGAAAACCATCACCAGGTTCGTTTCAGTGTGAACGTGTAGGCCGGTATTATCAACGACCAATTAATAGtgcctatttttattgaaggtcatCTAACCGGCAATTCGTACTTAGAGATGTTAAGGAGAGTAATATCTGAGTTAGTAGAGATGT
Encoded here:
- the LOC123656511 gene encoding FUN14 domain-containing protein 1A isoform X1; this translates as MAKPKKDDTSEEAKKIVDDAKNFIEKAISDIGKTSATKQLILGTASGWVTGFITMKIGKLAAVGIGGGVILMHIASQKGYIDINWDKINKRVDKITDKIEKETTGKSPDWFEKVERFVDRKMDKAEELLKKKEHKAKRWYNDFIGDGHYRATETHVFMASFVAGIALGLICGK
- the LOC123656492 gene encoding uncharacterized protein LOC123656492, which encodes MDNKIKKQMPKSALALYVKLFCKKKGNKTKTIQDNRVLIEATKSWLALNENDKQQFLKKYHEYQSNIKKAFANYLKTAEPYLKAKEPNKVKPNINIMKENTIEKNCDKEVEPHSVQDQNNLLNVDNTNTFLSPRDSSYCDTSMQLLENANNSIYMTENNKFSNVEPTPPKFITGKQLFIMLNNESYVSWTKLNTSQKGKYQKAVLTIKRKYLTNYQKYLEQLPSEKLFEHFKNCT
- the LOC123656511 gene encoding FUN14 domain-containing protein 1A isoform X2; the encoded protein is MAKPKKDDTSEEAKKIVDDAKNFIEKAISDIGKTSATKQLILGTASGWVTGFITMKIGKLAAVGIGGGVILMHIASQKGYIDINWDKINKRVDKITDKIEKETTGKSPDWFEKVLLFVKDNSYYSAGFTGGFFFGIASS